A stretch of the Rosa rugosa chromosome 5, drRosRugo1.1, whole genome shotgun sequence genome encodes the following:
- the LOC133712988 gene encoding pentatricopeptide repeat-containing protein At2g34400, which produces MLRPKAPSHLIPRQIPFENLNPDTPNQFLSLSGKLIYLLKQCVSTKELKQIHTQMLINSIHKPNFLLPKIIDLKDFTYASTLFSHIPEPNGYAFNVMLRGLTTTWQKYPLTLQLYYRMKSLGVMPDNFTYPFLFIACWNLSELNHGRAAHSSVLKTGLDGDGHVTHSLITMYSMCGELGYARKVFDEIPQRDSVSWNSMISGYTKMGRAGDAVGLFGEMREAGFELNEMTLVSVLGACGDLGDLSLGRWVEDFVVEKKLQLNSYLGSALIGMYGKCGDLCSARRVFDSMKKKDRVTWNAMITGYAQNGMSDEAMVLFDGMKEAGVIPDKITLVGMLSACAAIGALDLGRWIDKYASERDFQHDIYVATALVDMYAKCGSLANALRVFEDMPQKNEVSWNAMISALAFHGRAHEAISLFERMTEEVGAARPNDITFVAVLSACVHVGLVDEGRRLFDLMSSSFGLVPKVEHYSCMVDLLSRAGGVHEAWDFIKKMPEKPDEVTLGALLGACRKCGNVDITEQVVQLLLELEPSNSGNYVISSKIYAGLKMWDDSARMRVLMRQRGVSKTPGCSWIEKENQLHEFHAGDNLEEISQVLKVLYEDLKDEGYIPNINAL; this is translated from the exons ATGCTTAGACCCAAAGCCCCTTCACACCTTATTCCCCGCCAAATCCCTTTTGAAAATCTCAATCCCGATACCCCAAACCAATTCCTATCTCTCTCGGGAAAGCTCATATACCTCTTGAAACAATGCGTCTCCACCAAAGAGCTGAAACAAATCCACACCCAAATGCTCATAAACTCCATACACAAACCCAACTTCCTCCTCCCCAAAATCATAGACCTCAAAGACTTCACCTACGCCTCCACCCTCTTCTCCCACATCCCCGAACCCAACGGCTACGCTTTCAACGTCATGCTCCGTGGCCTAACCACCACTTGGCAAAAGTACCCACTTACTCTTCAACTCTATTACCGAATGAAGTCTCTGGGTGTGATGCCGGATAATTTCACCTACCCATTTCTCTTCATTGCGTGTTGGAATCTCTCGGAGCTTAATCATGGCCGTGCAGCACATTCGTCTGTGTTGAAGACCGGGTTGGATGGTGATGGTCACGTGACTCACTCTCTGATCACAATGTACTCCATGTGTGGGGAACTGGGTTATGCACGgaaggtgttcgatgaaattCCCCAGAGAGATTCCGTGTCGTGGAACTCGATGATTTCTGGGTATACGAAGATGGGGCGTGCAGGGGATGCGGTGGGGTTGTTTGGGGAGATGAGGGAGGCTGGATTTGAGCTGAATGAGATGACTCTGGTGAGTGTTCTCGGGGCGTGCGGGGACCTTGGGGATTTGAGCTTGGGGAGGTGGGTGGAGGATTTTGTTGTTGAGAAAAAGTTGCAGCTGAATTCTTATTTGGGGTCTGCTTTGATTGGTATGTATGGAAAGTGTGGTGATTTGTGTTCGGCAAGGAGGGTGTTTGACAGTATGAAGAAAAAGGATCGCGTCACTTGGAATGCCATGATTACTGG GTATGCTCAAAACGGAATGTCAGATGAAGCAATGGTGCTTTTTGATGGCATGAAAGAAGCAGGTGTTATCCCTGATAAAATCACACTGGTTGGAATGTTGTCTGCATGTGCTGCAATTGGTGCCCTAGATTTGGGGAGATGGATTGACAAATACGCATCTGAAAGGGACTTCCAACATGACATTTATGTTGCTACTGCATTAGTTGATATGTATGCTAAGTGTGGCAGCTTAGCCAATGCTCTAAGAGTTTTTGAAGACATGCCCCAGAAAAATGAGGTTTCTTGGAATGCCATGATATCTGCCCTTGCTTTCCATGGGAGAGCCCATGAAGCAATATCCCTATTTGAGCGTATGACAGAAGAAGTTGGGGCTGCTCGGCCAAATGACATCACGTTTGTCGCAGTACTTTCTGCGTGTGTTCATGTTGGACTAGTCGATGAGGGTCGTCGATTGTTTGATTTAATGAGCTCATCATTTGGGCTGGTTCCAAAAGTAGAGCATTATTCTTGCATGGTTGACCTTTTGTCACGTGCAGGAGGCGTACATGAAGCTTGGGATTTCATCAAGAAAATGCCTGAAAAACCAGATGAAGTTACACTGGGAGCGTTACTTGGTGCCTGTCGGAAATGTGGAAATGTAGATATCACTGAACAGGTAGTGCAGCTGCTTCTAGAATTGGAGCCTTCAAACTCCGGAAACTATGTTATCTCATCAAAGATCTATGCGGGCTTAAAAATGTGGGATGACTCAGCAAGGATGAGAGTGTTGATGAGACAAAGGGGTGTCAGCAAGACTCCTGGCTGTAGCTGGATTGAGAAAGAGAATCAACTTCATGAGTTTCACGCCGGTGATAATTTAGAAGAGATCTCTCAAGTACTTAAAGTATTATATGAGGATTTGAAGGATGAAGGTTACATACCAAACATTAATGCTCTTTAG